One Photobacterium sp. TY1-4 genomic window carries:
- the flhB gene encoding flagellar biosynthesis protein FlhB, with amino-acid sequence MSNNSAQDKTENATPQKIRKARLEGQIPRAKEFTTAVIFLLVTVYFSFQLDTIWQHMQGVFRFNLELTRADLDNPWQGIEHLGNSLGMLIDLLFPLFAVILITTLGSSLVLGGWLFHPASVMPKLSKLNPLAGIKRMFSTRSLVELLKSSLKVSVIFALLYVYLDSHLAHLLAMQQLPLEQGVALIMEILFDGVLLMGVALLLFGLIDVPYQRWEHLKQLKMTKQEIKEEYKNSEGSPEVKQRIRQIQQQFARRKIEKNVPQADVVITNPTHYAVAIKYDPSLSDAPFVVAKGVDETAQHIQRLAREHNVEVLSSPPLTRAIYHTTQLEQAIPSQLYIAVAHILTYVLQLKAFRSGQGETPQPLPVFSIPKHLQH; translated from the coding sequence ATGAGTAACAACTCTGCGCAGGATAAAACCGAAAATGCCACACCCCAGAAAATCCGCAAAGCCCGGCTCGAAGGGCAAATTCCCCGAGCCAAAGAATTCACCACTGCGGTGATTTTTCTGTTGGTGACCGTGTATTTCTCATTCCAGTTGGACACGATCTGGCAGCATATGCAGGGCGTGTTCCGCTTCAACCTGGAGCTAACTCGCGCCGACCTGGACAACCCGTGGCAAGGCATTGAGCATCTGGGCAACAGCCTGGGGATGTTGATTGATCTGCTCTTTCCGCTATTTGCCGTGATTCTCATTACAACGCTCGGCAGCAGCCTGGTGCTCGGCGGCTGGCTGTTTCATCCGGCCAGCGTGATGCCCAAACTGAGTAAACTCAACCCACTGGCGGGGATCAAGCGGATGTTTTCGACCCGCTCGCTGGTCGAGCTGTTGAAATCATCGCTCAAGGTCAGCGTGATCTTCGCCCTGCTGTATGTCTATCTCGACAGCCACCTGGCCCACCTGCTGGCGATGCAGCAGCTCCCCCTGGAGCAAGGGGTAGCGCTGATCATGGAAATTTTGTTCGACGGCGTGCTGTTGATGGGGGTTGCCCTGTTGCTGTTCGGCCTGATCGATGTGCCGTACCAGCGCTGGGAGCATCTCAAACAGTTGAAAATGACCAAACAGGAAATCAAAGAAGAATACAAAAACAGCGAAGGCAGCCCGGAAGTGAAGCAGCGGATCCGTCAGATCCAGCAACAGTTTGCCCGACGGAAAATCGAAAAAAACGTCCCTCAGGCCGATGTGGTGATCACCAACCCGACCCACTATGCCGTCGCGATTAAATACGACCCGTCACTGTCGGATGCGCCGTTTGTGGTCGCCAAAGGTGTCGATGAAACCGCCCAGCACATTCAGCGTCTGGCCCGTGAGCACAATGTCGAGGTGCTCAGCTCGCCGCCGCTGACCCGGGCGATTTATCACACCACCCAGCTGGAGCAGGCGATCCCGAGCCAGCTTTACATTGCGGTAGCCCATATTCTCACCTACGTGCTCCAGCTCAAGGCGTTTCGCAGCGGGCAAGGTGAGACACCGCAACCGCTGCCGGTCTTTAGCATACCCAAGCATTTACAACACTGA